In Triticum aestivum cultivar Chinese Spring unplaced genomic scaffold, IWGSC CS RefSeq v2.1 scaffold22745, whole genome shotgun sequence, a single genomic region encodes these proteins:
- the LOC123172525 gene encoding uncharacterized protein: MGESRGSIFFFGTYRPPVPLDIFSCPADPPPSSAEDELLLTDDASYNQNGRPVPPAALKEILGFLGKKNPELASDCGATLEDVDTGHVTGMVFVSERDRGLETLHLALRRSTGGKVKVLSLLGDIYGLDDLGVRMEDSGCIAGGYMVDGVTVGHSLVYVSTKEEVKARRTPWTVVYRTDLADGKTERLTPQGQYDLSPAVSPSGKMVAVANFQKSEWNGEIENLKTDIVIMEVHWRGLGGDGRRRVIKDAGWPTWGSDNVIFFHRGFDKTPPTNTADWAVFRYDLAAHKEERVTPVGIDAMTPAAISETRVAVATVRQKSKQVEMEVERVMDQYRHVEIFDTTTPWCSVQITQRMRPLGDHYNPFVLDGGRRIGYHRCRTDKLTPQGEQKSIEKRFDKVQSEEPEVGLYRVTGVFPSISKNGKKLAFVDNEFQAVWLVEADSEAAPRVVYKAKSNKSVFSTSWNQKDELDTLYVCEGPAFSIEKPVQIIRIPNVSTKLDPEDEEQESFPLTDHKYNCAFPSTNPEGTKLVFRSSRDRVHGGKREDKNLFIIDAEKGEHAGVDQLTDGPWTDTHCSWSPREGCDWIVFSSSRGKPGGAPVSDHGLDSGYFSVYLVNAKDMGVVPVPVPVRVIHSAPTIAGHVNHPVFSPDMMSIVFTADLAAVSVDPISMPHFMHSVRPYGDIFSVELLDRENMAKNKDIHKYHRVTHSRYEYSTPTWSPHTDGQQDPNARWKMLERVPYIPPRCPYARGQLGEKEGWHMTGHLIIDKRSC; this comes from the exons ATGGGGGAGAGCCGCGGCAGCATCTTCTTCTTCGGGACCTACAGGCCACCTGTGCCCCTGGACATCTTCTCCTGCCCGGCTGATCCGCCGCCGTCATCTGCCGAGGACGAGCTTCTCCTCACCGACGACGCGTCATACAACCAGAACGGCCGGCCCGTCCCGCCGGCGGCGCTCAAGGAGATCCTGGGTTTCCTGGGCAAGAAGAACCCCGAGCTGGCCTCCGACTGCGGCGCCACCCTGGAGGACGTGGACACGGGCCACGTCACCGGCATGGTTTTCGTCTCCGAGAGGGACCGCGGCCTTGAGACGCTGCACCTAGCTCTGCGCCGCTCTACCGGGGGCAAGGTGAAGGTGCTGAGCCTGCTGGGCGACATCTATGGCTTGGACGATTTAGGCGTGCGCATGGAGGACAGCGGCTGCATCGCCGGCGGCTACATGGTGGATGGCGTCACCGTGGGCCACTCACTCGTCTACGTGTCCACCAAGGAGGAGGTAAAAGCCCGGCGCACCCCGTGGACCGTGGTCTACAGGACCGACCTTGCCGACGGCAAGACCGAGCGCCTCACTCCACAGGGCCAGTACGATCTGAGCCCGGCCGTGTCGCCGTCCGGGAAGATGGTGGCGGTGGCCAACTTCCAGAAGAGCGAGTGGAACGGCGAGATCGAGAACCTCAAGACTGACATCGTGATCATGGAGGTGCACTGGCGAGGGCTGGGGGGCGATGGCCGCAGGCGTGTGATCAAGGACGCCGGCTGGCCGACCTGGGGCAGCGACAACGTCATCTTCTTCCACCGAGGGTTCGACAAGACGCCGCCCACCAACACCGCAGACTGGGCCGTGTTCCGATACGACCTCGCGGCTCACAAGGAAGAGCGGGTCACCCCGGTGGGCATCGACGCCATGACTCCGGCGGCCATCAGCGAGACCAGAGTGGCCGTGGCGACCGTCCGACAGAAATCCAAGCAAGTCGAAATGGAGGTGGAGCGCGTGATGGATCAGTACCGGCACGTGGAGATCTTCGACACGACCACCCCTTGGTGCTCTGTGCAGATCACccagaggatgaggccgttgggagACCACTACAACCCCTTCGTGCTCGATGGCGGCAGACGCATCGGCTACCACCGCTGCAGAACCGACAAGCTCACTCCGCAA ggtgagcAGAAAAGCATCGAGAAGAGGTTCGACAAGGTGCAGTCGGAGGAACCGGAGGTCGGGCTGTATAGGGTGACGGGCGTGTTCCCGTCCATCTCCAAGAACGGCAAGAAGCTGGCCTTCGTGGACAACGAGTTCCAGGCCGTGTGGCTGGTGGAGGCCGACAGCGAAGCCGCCCCGCGCGTTGTCTACAAGGCCAAGTCCAACAAGAGCGTCTTCTCCACGTCGTGGAACCAGAAGGACGAGCTGGACACGCTCTACGTCTGCGAAGGCCCAGCTTTCAGCATCGAGAAGCCGGTGCAGATCATCAGGATCCCCAACGTGTCCACCAAGCTGGACCCCGAGGACGAGGAGCAGGAGTCGTTCCCCCTCACCGACCACAAGTACAACTGCGCCTTCCCGTCCACCAACCCGGAGGGGACCAAGCTCGTGTTCCGCTCCAGCAGGGACAGGGTCCATGGAGGGAAGAGGGAGGACAAGAACCTCTTCATCATAGACGCCGAGAAGGGGGAGCACGCCGGCGTGGACCAGCTCACCGATGGGCCATGGACAGACACCCACTGCAGCTGGTCACCCAGGGAAGGCTGCGACTGGATCGTCTTCTCCTCGAGCCGCGGTAAGCCGGGCGGCGCGCCCGTTTCGGACCACGGCTTGGACTCGGGCTACTTCTCTGTCTACCTGGTGAACGCCAAGGACATGGGCGtggtgccggtgccggtgccggtgcGGGTGATCCACAGCGCGCCCACCATCGCAGGACACGTGAACCACCCCGTGTTCAGCCCGGACATGATGAGCATCGTCTTcaccgccgacctcgccgccgtctccgTCGACCCCATCTCCATGCCGCACTTCATGCACTCGGTCAGGCCCTACGGCGACATCTTCTCCGTGGAGCTCCTCGACAGGGAGAACATGGCCAAGAACAAGGACATCCACAAGTACCACCGGGTCACGCACAGCCGCTACGAGTACTCCACGCCTACGTGGTCGCCCCACACCGACGGCCAGCAAGACCCCAACGCCAGGTGGAAGATGCTGGAGAGAGTCCCGTACATCCCGCCACGGTGCCCGTACGCGCGCGGCCAACTTGGCGAGAAGGAGGGCTGGCACATGACCGGCCACCTCATCATAGACAAGAGGTCCTGCTGA